The Juglans regia cultivar Chandler chromosome 10, Walnut 2.0, whole genome shotgun sequence genome includes the window tgtttgttttcagaaaacatctcatctcatctaatcattataatttttccaactttcaatacaaaataaaataaataattcaattttttcaaatctcaaaataaaaataatattaaaaaatatattctaacaattttttattcaattttttaactttaatctcatctcatctctaaaaacaaacgagccttGATGATAGAAGAACAACCAATTTATAATTACAACTTAAAtacaacttttatttaaataataataataataattttttcactttaattCAAAAATACTGACAATAAGTAGCTGAAAACAGAAAACTTAGCTTAGGGGTGGgcgcggggccccgcccccgccgcatatggatgatgtgatttgccccacattaaaaaaaaattttatttatatatattaaataaatatattgtatatagatatacacaatttataaaagacttaaaattatattcaagtcattggattgttttggcctaggaggccaaatcaatccaaaatctaactctaatgagtttaaatttttttatatttataaattttaatttattacttaaattatattataattttgatctaaaaaaatatttttttggtctaaaaaaatatttctagaccaaaaaaattttttttttaatataatggctGGGGGCGAGgcggatgggggtttttcccccgccccccggcaccgaggcggggggcggggagaaaatccccaaccccgcatgatgcggggcggggtgcggggaagagcaccccccgccccgcaccatgcgggtagcaggCCTAACTTAGCTGTGATATAATTGGCATTGTATCATTTTCCAATATAATTAATCCCATAATGCCACagcaaatgaataaataagaaaaaagaaaaggaacatAAAACTCGAAAAAGACCAAACACAATACAGTGGCTTCTGTGAAGGAGCAAAGAATGATTTCTGGGTTGACACCACACCTCCCCTCACCACTCTTTTTGCCGTGGTACTTTGGGAAGGAGCGCACAGACTGAGGACGACAACGACATGTCGGTGGTCTCAGTTGCCTATCTAGGGATGCGTGCTCACGCAATTCGAGTGCGCGTGGATTTCAGGCCGTGTTGCATGCGTGCGTACGTGGTGGGCTTCTCTGCTCCTCGGAGTTCGGAGACTGGGAGGGatctgatcttcttcttcttcttcggtgGGGAAAATGTGCAGGTTGAGAATGCATGAGTGAGACAGCCCTGATCTGGAAATATGcgtttcaatattattcaaagCGCAGTACTCATTACAGCCAAACTTCGGGCTTTCTGCATGCTTTGTTCTTGAACACGATCGAACGAAAAGTGATTAAATATTGCCCATATTCTGATCATCTGTGTTCACCCAAGTTCTGTCAAAATGACAGCGACTTCGCTTCGCTTTGATCTGAAACCCCTGGAATTGGATGTCGAGTTTGGATGCTTTCTGGCGTTTGCTTCCCCCCACCAACAAAGATTACTATAATAAATGACGTTGCTGCCCTACCTACTTATatcttttgataatttgatgTTTTAGTGCTCGCATGGggatttttaattaattaacatgtaTGGAAAATATTAACATTAGATCACTTTCCACGAAGGTTCAAGCTTGATTTATATAGAGTTTAGAGTAATGTGAATTTCCTTTTATTAGAAACTTTCACcgctaatttatgttatatatttaatataaatatttatatatataaataaatattataggacCCACTTTACGAGTTTAACAGTCTTCtatctaagagcattagcatccGGATGTGTATAACTAGGGGTGTGCAACGGTCGGTCCGGACTGGAGAAACCGACCGAACCAATGGTTTCGATCCTGACTGGATCAGACCAGACCGAGATTGAGACCGATTAGTCTTGGTCCATGTTTTAGAGGACAAAAAAGTTTCAATCCAGTCCTGGTCCAGGATTTTTCCACCCCAAACCggaccaaatgaaaaataaaaataaaaaataaattttatgtatattaattatatagtaattgtacaatttattatgtaattttcatctaacatatcactattaacaatataaaattttaaatatattattaacacttgttaatattctatcaattaactaatatataatatcaattagctaattatatagtaattatataaattaataatataatttttatctaatttattatcattgaccatataaaatattttttttattgaattagttacataattcacattaataagtcacttaattttaatctaatattttaaataatctttttattaatagatttaaaaaaataaaaaataattaggccgGACCAATCGGACCGGACCTGACCAGACCGATAGTTACCAGTCCAAGCCAGGAAAATGATGGATGAAAATATTCAGTCCatcaccggaccggaccaaaccgacCGATTTGCACTCTTACGTATAACATCTCATTCCCTAAAATTTAGtaaaagtttttaactttttgataaAAACTCATCTCCATCCGATTCCCTATTTTAGGAAAAggtttttaaaacactttcacaaaaaaaaaaaaaaaaattgtgtgggaattttatattatattttttgtaggaatttcagaaagttttaaaatcattttttataaatattttattctaaccaataaaaaaaattatttttctaattatctacactttctctcatgctcattattgttattattgaaatttgaaaaaaaaaatgtcaccattgagataatctaattttttaaaataaaaaattgaccatttgtgaaaatatgattttttttttttaaatattattgttaccAAAgcattgattttaaaaatattatcatgagagataagtagttaaaaaaaatcGTTACAGATGAAAAATCGAAAACATGGgtacaacaaataattaaataattacgaaaatgtgaaaaaagaaataagtttttttaaggaaaactgtcattattcatttattaagaaatttacaTCCATGAGTGGATACATTTTGGGATGTcctcatatcaaacatgacatcataaaccaaaataatgcatttagAGCTCCACCagtataatatttctttttgtaagtGGTCTAGTCTTCACTACTGCTAATACTTTTTACAAACAAACTTCTAAGAGACAACCCAACCTCACCCTTCATCGACGGAGAtgactcaatctctacagaaaAAAGTTTGGACCAACTTTGATAGATTTCGAAATATGTGACGGTGCGTCAAGGTAACACACTTGTCTCTTTTAAACCACAAAGGTCAAATATGAAAGATCTAGTGATAGCGAGTCCGGTGATCTAACACGTGTGGCGAGAAGAGCTGCTGGAAGGGGTAGCGCGTGAGCGCCACTCGCGGTGATTTTTGCAAAACCCTCACTTTTCTTCGAACGACTTGCAGCTTGGTAGTCTACTTATATTGCACGTGTCTATTGAGagttgttaaaaaattataaatctatcTTTTTCGACTTTGAaggaactaaaaaaaaaaaaaaactaagtaaaaaaaaactaccttAATAGATAAGGTGGGTGGATGGAGGAAAGagggaaatgagagggagaCTAAGGAGGAATTCGagacctcctcctcctccagcgaaaattagatttggagcccttaattttttatgagagagagtggaaaaagtaaaaaataaataagttgaaaacTTTTATTTCGTTGTTTccccaaaagagaaaaaaattagttaaaagatatacaaataaatgagtagaaaagtaataaataaagaatagcaaaatattattttaatagaataaaaaataaatagagaatgatatgtatgaaatttttgaaagatgagtaaGGTTTAGGAAAACATTTAGAGAGATAATTTTTAGGGAAAACTTTTGTTGATCATGTGAGTGGTCTAACACAACTCGAGCTAAACTTTATCCCTATTTTACATCTTCGACACAACTTTacaatcaaatattattttttatttcaaactcgtcaaaataagaaaagaaacattcaaatcaattcagtaaataataaaatcttattaaaaatcatatataaaattctaCAAATAATTGcgtttatatcattttataaaatctaaatcAATATGATATAGACATAATTATCTTACAACTTTTAACAAGATTTTtagtctaataataataatattttttaatttttatttaattttgatggatttgaatttaaaaaataagactattttataaaattattaatttttgaaatttaaaagaaagaaaaatgcttgtAAAACTCAAGCTAGGATTGGGCAGCGGGGGCCCACCCCCCTACCCCACCCCGGTCCGCTCCACCCCCGTATGGGCGGGTGGGCTACCCCTCATGGATTGTTGGGTTGACTCCAGCGGGGCCCTCCCGCTCCGCATCACTcccatttttaatataaaaaattataatttttaatatttatataaatatatacaatttgtacaaaatataatttatataaattattatataaattataataatttgtataggaggctaagacaatacaatagtcatctttaagcaatgtgagactttaCATGAggccaaattataatataatttttttttggattatcAATAGGATgtcaagacaatccaaaatacaagtctaatgagtttatattttttttaatgtataaattttaatttataatttaaattatattataatttgagtctaaaaaaaaattttagatccaaatttttttttagatccaaTGTGTTATTGGATTAAATTAAGGTGTGGTTTCACCCCAGGTACCAGAGCGGGGTAGGAAATCCTCCCCTGCATGGTGCAGGGCAAGGAGGCTGGAGGCGGGAGGGGGTGTCCCCCTAACACCATGCGGATATCACCCCAAACTCAAGCTACAAAGACCTCGCATGTTGTCATGTGATGATCTATTTGGAAGAATCTCAAAAAACTTTCTTCTTCTGGTTGGCGTAGGTGTATTGAGACGTGAGGAAATAAAATTGAGAgctaagaataaaaatatttaggttgtatttagatgttgaattgaattgaattgaaatgataaaatattattagaatattattttttaatattaatattattttaaaatttaaaaaaattaaattatttattatattttatattaaaattttaaaataattataataataaattgagataagcCGTTACTCTCTTTCTTTATGCTTCCATCTTTCAATACATATTTCCAAGGTTAAAAGCCTCCTGTCAtgactgaaaaggaaaggaatgcTGCATCTTCCATTTATGAAAGGCAActcaaataatatttgacatgaAATTACATTGGTTTGGcagtgtttctctctctctcttcttttttttttattttttgttttctcaaagTCAGAGCTGATGCATCCTTGAAGGCTCAAAACAACACACAATCCGGTGCTCTTCTCTTTCCTACGCAGCGGTCACGTGGGGTCTGATCTGATGTCCTCCCATCGTGCTTTTCGCTCCCTCCTCTGCAACCTCGCCAGAGAGAAgacacaagaaaagaaaaagaaaaatacaaacagTCTCTCTGAGTTTTGTTTATACAAACTCAAAAATCTCACTCAGATTTCGATCAAATCCCTCAACTTTGCCAAATGGGTTCGTACAGACACTTGCAGCTGCAGGCTTTTATCACAGCcgtttttactattattattatttctacaaCTCCAATCAGCCAGCTCAAGGCACATAAGATGTGCCTTGAGAGAGAGCCTCAGACTCCTGGCCATcatctccttcttctttttcactcATAGATCACTGTGACAATAATAGGCTCTCTTTTTAGCCTTATTATCACTACTCTTTCTCTTACCCTTCGAGCCTCATTTAATCCCTGCAACCGCAGTGTGATACATGCATTTATGTACCCCACTGTTCCTGCAGAAACTGTTTTCTTTCTGGGTTTTTCTTGTTTATGGGTATTCATTATCATTGTCAGATAGCCTAATTACTGCCATTTCCACAAAACCTTTTCGTATAGCTTTCATTACACCTAGCATCATATGTATGCTAGCAGCGTCTTCTTTCTTACTTCCTATTACTGCTACTTCTTCTTGTAACTGCTACATGTACTGGAACTATTACTGCTTATTAATACTTCAAGTACAGGCACTTCTTGCTCGGTCTATTTCTTCGCTCTGGTTTTCAAGTTTGAGCGATTCGGAGATTTAAGGACTTATTAAGTTTGTGACCAAATGGCTGCTCCGTCGGGTTTCTCTCCCTCGCTGCCGCCACCGCGTCCGAAGTCGCCGCCGGACTATCCAGATTTATACGGGAAGCGCCGTGAAGTGGCCAAGGTTCAGATGCTTGAAAGAGAGATTGGCTTTCTTGAGGTGAGTTGAGTGATATTTTCTTTACTTCTGATTATTTTGCAGTGAAAGGACCCATTATGCTTAACTTTGTCATAGTATATTGGGATTTGACACATTCTTCAAGGGAAGAAATTTtttagaggaaaagaaaaatccgAGATTTTTTTCTCTGTTGCTTGAATTTTTTAAGTATTCACAGGTTTTTTTGACAGTCTGACTATAAACAAGCAAGGAAAATGCGTGATTTGATGTATAGGGGAAAGATTTTTGTTAGTGAATCTGAGGAGGATGTGAGTTTTATGGGTTCAAAGATGAGAATATTCATGTATAGTGGACACTGAATTTGAAGTTTACGAAATACAGCTAAAGGAGGACACATTTGGAGAGTTTCTTAAGAAATTGTAAACAAATATTAGAGGGTGGATCGCTTTTGCCCTGTTTGTTTTTGTGGTTGAAAAATTAGCTTAGCATACATGCCAATATATAcatttttgcaaataaaaacTGTGAAAGCTGAAGTTGGTCTTCATTACTGGCAGTTGTTTCGACCTTAACTAGTTAGGAACCTTGGGACTTTTAACCAACTCTCGTTTTCCATCAAAGACAAGACCGTTCCTATATAGTTGTGGACACTGACTAGGGTAGGTTtgagaggtgagatgagaattttgtattttgttttagtgtttaaaaatattatgttttaatattattattgttttgagatttgaaaaatgtgtattgggatttgaaaaagttgaattatttattatattttgtatggggatttgaaaaaggtgtaatgatgagatgagatgagatgaaaattttatgttttgtttgtgccccaaacctgccctaattgtgcctcgtttgttttcgcagatgagatgagataaaagttaaataatatattgttataatatatatttttaatattatttttgttttgagatttgaaaaagttgaattttttattttattttgtgtagaaatttaaaaaaattataatgattagatgagatgagttgaaaggagttgtgaaaacaaacaagaccgGGTGAATGTATTGGCCCGAAAGGACACATTTAGagtatttcataaaaaaatggtaaacaGATCTTTGAGGGTGGATCGCTTTTGcccttttttttgttgaaaaattaGCGTagcatacatcaaatatatacatTCTCGCAAATGAAAGTGGTCAAAGCTGAAGTTGGTCATTGTTAGTGGCAGTTGTTTCGGTCTTAATTAGTAGCCAGCTCACGTTATCCACCTGAATGATTATACTTGATAGGCTAGTTATTTTGTAACTCAATcattacacttataaataataacatcaCAAGCATCAAGTCACCACCATTCATTGCATAAGCATCCTAACGAATGAATTTCAATACATGCGTTCTGCTAACGATTCATCTACATTATAATAGAAGTGGTAAACAGAGATATGCTAGTGATTGTGCATGGATGTTCTGTGTCTTTTCCTTTAGGCTTACTTATTGGAAAATTTTGATCTATTGGTAGTTTCGTCTAACTTCCGAGGTCAAATTGGAATTATTGGCGGCGATGAGATGTGCTTGAGGTTTAGATTTATTCTAACAGAACGACATGAAATGAAACTGAATGCGACTGATGTAGTCAGTTCCTCTAAATTTATAATCATAAGTTTGCAAAAAGACAAGTTTATACATAACTGTTCAAATGAGTAGCTTTCCATATTCTTTTAGTTATCATGGGTGGGCAAAAGTTTTGATAACTTTTCTGTGAGCAGGACGAATTAAAATCCGCTCAAAGCCTTCAACCAGCTTCTAGATGCTGCAAAGAGTAGGTTTAACTCCCAATTGCTTGTTCAGTATCTAGTTTACAAAATCAGTTATATGGTGTTCAATCTTGCGAATTTCTTTCgagatttttcccttttttttttttcatatcctAAGGATTATATAGACACGATCATTTTGCAGGATTGCTGATTATGTGGTGGAAAACTCTGATCCTATTATACCTACGTAAGTATTCTGTTGTCAAAATCTTCtacaaacatttttttgtttagtattCTACAAACTTTAAGGGATAACAATCCACCTATATTTTCCCTTTTAAGCAGAAATCGAAAGAATCATCGGACCTGTCGCTTGTGGAAATGGCTCTGGTACTATTATCATTTTGTAGTGTGCCTATACATCTGAAATTGTACTGTCTATGTTTTACCATATAGACTCTGTGATATATGATAAGAGTagatggtgaatgagatcccacattatttgagaaggaaaagttcttgctttttataaggttctaatgtggctccaattatattattgattagtccttttggagtataggccatgtggtttgggccttccattggggcgtcaCAGACTCTTTCATTGGTTGGAATATGATGAGCACAAGAAGCAATAGCATGCACCATTACTAACCATGAACATAGCCATTCTGTTTTCTTGCAGTCATACATGTTATTAGGATCCTCAATTATAATCTTCACAATGACAGCAATATTGCAACCAGGCTCAATTGCATTCATATTATCTAGACATTATaaccaattaatttttttttttttttttgtatttactgTCAAAATGACTAAGTAGTTGTGAAAATATAAGTGCTGTATTCTCTGTAATCTGTATTTGTTAAGGAGGAAAagtttttgtacatttttggaCCAAGTAGCAACTAACCACACACTTGCTGCTTTACCTCGGAGATTCTGAAATGCAATGTAGAATAGATACATAGTATATTCTATAATTCACAAAGATAACTTACATTTAATGTTAGAAAGTAGTTTCATCCTGTAAGGcagtatatatagtttttactATTTAAGGAAATAGGGAATGTACTGGATGGAAAAAACTGATTTCCTTTCTAGTGGTATGCATGTTTCCTGCATACCATGCTCTGAATAGGATTGACAAGAAAACTCATCTGGAAACTTTATTCTGTTATTTACCCCTTAAGAAAACTCGGGTTCCTTTCAATTTCATGCAAAGTTGCGAAACCACCAATTTAGAACAATCAGCATTTATTTTTGTCTGCATCTTAGAAGCAGAATTTTCCACTGTGTATAAAATAACTGGAGAGTGCGCTTGTTTGTAGTGGAATGCCTTGTTTTAACCTCTCTTGGATCTGCTGTTGCTGCTCTACTGGGTGCTCACTTCATCTAGAGATGCCGCGCTGCTGCT containing:
- the LOC108986016 gene encoding guanine nucleotide-binding protein subunit gamma 3-like isoform X2 — translated: MAAPSGFSPSLPPPRPKSPPDYPDLYGKRREVAKVQMLEREIGFLETRSFCRIADYVVENSDPIIPTNRKNHRTCRLWKWLCGMPCFNLSWICCCCSTGCSLHLEMPRCCCDSNPCKCGSCVSCCSSCDCNPCTCGSCVSCCHFPKWCCCACPRSHCCKKVSCSRSCCNFPSPSCPDCSCCIWRCTRPKCPKVRPCCCCTKTCCNPCYLCY
- the LOC108986016 gene encoding guanine nucleotide-binding protein subunit gamma 3-like isoform X1, with product MAAPSGFSPSLPPPRPKSPPDYPDLYGKRREVAKVQMLEREIGFLEDELKSAQSLQPASRCCKEIADYVVENSDPIIPTNRKNHRTCRLWKWLCGMPCFNLSWICCCCSTGCSLHLEMPRCCCDSNPCKCGSCVSCCSSCDCNPCTCGSCVSCCHFPKWCCCACPRSHCCKKVSCSRSCCNFPSPSCPDCSCCIWRCTRPKCPKVRPCCCCTKTCCNPCYLCY